A window of Lysobacter terrestris contains these coding sequences:
- a CDS encoding NAD(P)H-dependent flavin oxidoreductase: MTRNATNEATRILGIEHPIIQGPFGGGLSTAALAATVANHGGLGSFGAHMLAPERIGTVAADIRALTDRPFALNLWVSDHDAGGDHIDPDTFERGWRLFEPYFRELGVEKPRPGPAERGHPRFEEQVDALLEARPPAFSFVFGIPSPAVLAECRRRGIATIGAATSIAEAQALEAAGVDLVVASGSEAGGHRPSFLARAEESLMGTFALVQLVSARAKTPVIAAGGIADARGVRAAFALGAQAVQIGTAFLACSESGTNDAHRDLLFSERAQHTTLTRAFTGRLARGLRNRWTEEMASHTGELPPFPTCGWFVSKLRPAALAAGRTDLISLWSGQIAPNLRHRSAAALMQSLLQDLGRPEHPHEEETPA, from the coding sequence ATGACGCGAAATGCGACGAACGAGGCCACCCGGATCCTGGGCATCGAGCATCCGATCATCCAGGGACCGTTCGGCGGCGGGCTGTCGACGGCCGCGCTGGCGGCGACGGTGGCCAACCACGGCGGGCTGGGATCGTTCGGCGCGCACATGCTGGCGCCGGAGCGGATCGGCACCGTCGCCGCCGACATCCGCGCGCTCACCGACCGGCCGTTCGCGCTGAACCTGTGGGTCTCCGACCACGATGCCGGCGGCGACCACATCGACCCCGACACCTTCGAGCGCGGCTGGCGATTGTTCGAACCCTATTTCCGCGAACTCGGCGTCGAGAAGCCGCGTCCGGGCCCGGCGGAGCGCGGCCATCCGCGCTTTGAAGAGCAGGTCGACGCCCTGCTGGAAGCGCGCCCGCCGGCTTTCAGTTTCGTCTTCGGCATTCCGTCGCCGGCCGTGCTGGCCGAGTGCCGGCGCCGCGGCATCGCCACGATCGGCGCCGCCACCTCGATCGCCGAAGCGCAGGCGCTGGAAGCCGCGGGCGTCGACCTGGTCGTCGCCAGCGGTTCGGAGGCGGGCGGGCATCGGCCCTCGTTCCTGGCCCGCGCCGAGGAATCGCTGATGGGCACCTTCGCCCTGGTGCAGCTGGTCAGTGCGCGGGCGAAGACGCCGGTGATCGCCGCCGGTGGCATCGCCGATGCGCGCGGCGTGCGCGCCGCATTCGCGCTGGGCGCGCAGGCGGTGCAGATCGGCACCGCGTTCCTGGCCTGCAGCGAATCGGGCACCAACGACGCGCACCGCGACCTGCTTTTCAGCGAACGCGCCCAGCACACCACGCTGACGCGCGCGTTCACCGGCCGCCTCGCGCGCGGCCTGCGCAACCGCTGGACGGAGGAGATGGCATCGCACACCGGCGAGCTGCCGCCGTTCCCGACCTGCGGCTGGTTCGTCTCGAAACTGCGGCCCGCCGCGCTCGCCGCTGGCCGTACCGACCTGATCTCGCTGTGGAGCGGGCAGATCGCGCCGAACCTGCGCCACCGCAGCGCGGCGGCGTTGATGCAGTCGTTGCTGCAAGACCTTGGACGTCCCGAACACCCCCACGAAGAGGAAACCCCCGCATGA
- a CDS encoding VOC family protein, with product MNLLLNIDVPEIATAEAFYTAAFGLHAGRRFGVEAVELLGLEAPLYLLAKPEGSLGAGDSPRSYARHWSPLHCDLAVEDIDAALARAVAAGAVQEGATRDAKWGRLVQLADPYGHGWCLIEFRGRGYDEITTGNG from the coding sequence GTGAATCTGCTGCTCAACATCGACGTGCCCGAGATCGCGACCGCCGAAGCGTTCTACACGGCCGCCTTCGGCCTCCATGCCGGTCGCCGCTTCGGCGTCGAAGCGGTGGAGCTGCTGGGCCTGGAAGCACCGCTCTACCTGCTCGCCAAGCCCGAAGGCAGCCTCGGCGCCGGCGACTCGCCGCGCAGCTACGCGCGGCATTGGTCGCCGCTGCACTGCGACCTGGCGGTCGAGGACATCGATGCCGCGCTGGCGCGCGCGGTCGCCGCGGGCGCGGTGCAGGAAGGCGCGACGCGCGACGCCAAGTGGGGACGGCTGGTGCAGCTCGCCGATCCCTACGGGCATGGCTGGTGCCTGATCGAATTCCGCGGCCGCGGCTACGACGAGATCACGACAGGCAACGGCTGA
- a CDS encoding cupin domain-containing protein, with protein MATQKSRQHKPGKPGPTTKPAKSGAAIPIEVDASTQPPLGMPAERFLRDYWQKRPLLIRNAFPGFESPIQPEDLAGLACEEGTLSRIVAHDREKDAWMLRHGPFEEALFPDMPHHDWTLLVQDVDKWDSDVAALLDAFDFLPRWRLDDIMVSFAAPGGSVGAHVDQYDVFLLQALGHRRWQIDASDQPSLEFRNDVELKLLREFHPTHEWLLRPGDMLYLPPGVPHHGVAEDACLTFSVGMRAPSAAELLGDFVDTLAADADEGLRYRDPDLAPAKDPAQIDDDAMRRAIEALNALRMNDPERLGDWFGRFITLYRNAGEVMAAPEGAAEDAQSRIQVEWDLQHGATLVRHPYSRMAWRKAARGARLYVNGEGHDLPVRDAKYVANAKGIDSAGYTALSEAGRDRVHELLRTGHYSLVHEGEEEE; from the coding sequence ATGGCCACGCAGAAGAGCAGACAGCACAAACCGGGCAAGCCCGGCCCCACCACGAAGCCGGCCAAGTCAGGGGCCGCGATACCGATCGAAGTCGATGCCAGCACGCAGCCGCCGCTGGGCATGCCGGCGGAACGGTTCCTGCGCGACTACTGGCAGAAGCGGCCGCTGCTGATCCGCAACGCCTTCCCCGGCTTCGAATCGCCGATCCAGCCCGAAGACCTCGCCGGCCTGGCCTGCGAGGAAGGCACGCTCTCGCGCATCGTTGCCCACGACCGCGAAAAGGACGCGTGGATGCTGCGCCACGGTCCGTTCGAGGAAGCGCTCTTCCCCGACATGCCGCACCACGACTGGACCCTGCTGGTGCAGGACGTGGACAAGTGGGATTCGGACGTGGCGGCGCTGCTCGACGCCTTCGATTTCCTGCCGCGCTGGCGCCTCGACGACATCATGGTCTCGTTCGCCGCGCCCGGCGGCTCCGTCGGCGCGCATGTCGACCAGTACGACGTGTTCCTGCTGCAGGCGCTGGGGCACCGCCGCTGGCAGATCGATGCTTCGGACCAGCCGTCGCTGGAATTCCGCAACGACGTCGAACTCAAGCTGCTGCGCGAATTCCACCCCACCCACGAATGGCTGCTGCGCCCGGGGGACATGCTGTACCTGCCGCCGGGCGTGCCGCACCACGGCGTGGCCGAAGACGCGTGCCTGACCTTCTCGGTCGGCATGCGCGCGCCGAGCGCGGCGGAACTGCTCGGCGACTTCGTCGACACCCTTGCCGCCGACGCGGACGAAGGCCTGCGCTATCGCGATCCGGACCTGGCCCCGGCGAAGGATCCGGCGCAGATCGACGACGACGCCATGCGTCGCGCGATCGAAGCCCTGAACGCCCTGCGCATGAACGACCCAGAACGCCTGGGCGACTGGTTCGGCCGTTTCATCACCCTGTACCGCAACGCCGGCGAAGTGATGGCTGCGCCGGAGGGCGCCGCCGAAGACGCGCAGTCGCGCATCCAGGTCGAATGGGACCTGCAGCACGGCGCGACGCTGGTGCGCCATCCCTACTCGCGCATGGCCTGGCGCAAGGCCGCGCGCGGCGCGCGCCTGTACGTCAACGGCGAGGGCCATGACTTGCCGGTTCGCGACGCCAAATACGTTGCCAATGCCAAGGGGATCGATAGCGCGGGCTACACGGCGCTCTCCGAGGCCGGGCGCGACCGCGTCCACGAGTTGCTGCGGACCGGGCATTACAGCCTGGTCCACGAGGGCGAGGAAGAAGAATGA
- a CDS encoding GNAT family N-acetyltransferase yields the protein MSVVTVPGPAFTVRTVDYAAAQPGLHAVREVVFVQEQGVPAELERDELDPQSHHVIAEDAEGRPIGTGRLTPERRIGRMAVLAEWRSRGVGDALLLALLDKARELGWHDVALHAQVSAIGFYARHGFLPQGERFVEAGIEHQTMRRLLDAANPVETHDAAIAALLGVIGTARRELWIYSRDLDPGMFDNAEVMAALRRFGTHRGVAHILLQDAIAPQSGRAPLIGLSQRLPSAFVFRVIEEPVDRAYAAAFVANDQGGWYFRTLGHRPEGETRIDQPARARQLQGVFESVWERARPCSEYRALGI from the coding sequence ATGAGCGTCGTCACCGTTCCGGGGCCGGCCTTCACTGTCAGGACCGTCGACTACGCCGCCGCACAGCCTGGGCTGCACGCGGTGCGCGAGGTCGTCTTCGTGCAGGAACAGGGCGTGCCGGCGGAACTGGAACGGGACGAACTCGATCCGCAGAGCCACCACGTCATCGCCGAGGACGCCGAAGGGCGACCGATCGGCACCGGCCGCCTGACCCCGGAACGCCGGATCGGACGCATGGCCGTGCTGGCCGAGTGGCGCAGCCGCGGCGTCGGCGATGCGCTGCTGCTGGCGCTGCTCGACAAGGCGCGCGAGCTGGGCTGGCACGACGTCGCATTACACGCGCAGGTGTCGGCGATCGGCTTCTACGCCCGGCACGGCTTCCTGCCGCAGGGCGAACGCTTCGTCGAAGCGGGCATCGAGCACCAGACGATGCGCCGGCTGCTCGATGCAGCCAACCCGGTCGAAACCCACGACGCCGCGATCGCCGCCCTGCTCGGCGTGATCGGTACCGCACGGCGCGAACTGTGGATCTACAGCCGCGACCTCGACCCCGGGATGTTCGACAACGCCGAGGTGATGGCGGCGCTGCGCCGCTTCGGCACCCACCGTGGCGTGGCCCACATCCTGCTGCAGGACGCGATCGCCCCGCAGTCGGGCCGGGCCCCGCTGATCGGGCTGTCGCAACGCCTGCCCAGCGCATTCGTGTTCCGGGTGATCGAGGAACCGGTGGACCGCGCCTATGCCGCCGCGTTCGTGGCCAACGACCAGGGCGGCTGGTACTTCCGCACCCTCGGCCACCGCCCCGAAGGTGAAACCCGGATCGACCAGCCCGCGCGCGCCCGGCAGCTGCAGGGCGTGTTCGAGTCGGTCTGGGAGCGCGCCCGCCCCTGCAGCGAGTACCGCGCCCTGGGCATCTGA
- the sucB gene encoding dihydrolipoyllysine-residue succinyltransferase, with protein MSTEIKVPVLPESVSDATIATWHKKVGDAVKRDENLVDLETDKVVLEVPSPVDGVLKEIKFAEGATVNSQQVIGVVEAGAVAAAPAPAAAAPAAAPAPAAAPAAAAPAKAAAAPAAASGDLPPGARFAAATAGVDAAQVEGTGRRGMVTKEDIVNYASGKTAGVGGGARPEERVPMTRMRARIAERLMQSKNSIAMLTSFNEVNLGKVMAMRKELGEQFEKTNGIKLGFMSFFAKAAANALQKYPVINASVDGSDIIYHGYADISVAVSTDKGLVTPVLRNVERQSFADIEKGIAEYAKKARDGKLGLEDLQGGTFTITNGGTFGSLMSTPIVNPPQSAILGMHAIKERAIVENGQVIAAPMMYIALSYDHRIIDGKDAVLFLVDIKNQLENPHRMLLGM; from the coding sequence ATGAGCACCGAAATCAAAGTCCCGGTCCTGCCGGAATCCGTCTCCGACGCCACCATCGCCACCTGGCACAAGAAGGTCGGCGACGCGGTCAAGCGCGACGAGAACCTGGTCGACCTGGAAACCGACAAGGTCGTGCTGGAAGTACCCTCGCCGGTCGACGGCGTGCTCAAGGAAATCAAGTTCGCCGAAGGCGCGACGGTCAACAGCCAGCAAGTGATCGGCGTGGTCGAAGCCGGCGCTGTCGCGGCTGCGCCCGCACCGGCCGCAGCCGCTCCCGCGGCGGCACCGGCTCCGGCCGCCGCGCCCGCCGCCGCGGCTCCGGCCAAGGCCGCTGCCGCACCGGCCGCCGCGTCGGGTGACCTGCCGCCGGGCGCGCGCTTCGCCGCCGCCACCGCCGGCGTCGATGCCGCGCAGGTCGAAGGCACCGGCCGTCGCGGCATGGTCACCAAGGAAGACATCGTCAACTACGCCAGCGGCAAGACCGCCGGCGTCGGTGGCGGCGCGCGCCCGGAAGAGCGCGTGCCGATGACCCGCATGCGCGCGCGCATCGCCGAGCGCCTGATGCAGTCGAAGAACTCGATCGCCATGCTCACCTCGTTCAACGAAGTGAACCTGGGCAAGGTCATGGCGATGCGCAAGGAACTGGGCGAACAGTTCGAGAAGACCAACGGCATCAAGCTCGGCTTCATGAGCTTCTTCGCCAAGGCCGCCGCCAACGCGCTGCAGAAGTACCCGGTGATCAACGCCTCGGTCGACGGCAGCGACATCATCTACCACGGCTACGCCGACATCTCGGTCGCGGTATCGACCGACAAGGGCCTGGTCACGCCGGTGCTGCGCAACGTCGAGCGCCAGTCGTTCGCCGACATCGAAAAGGGCATCGCCGAGTACGCCAAGAAGGCGCGCGACGGCAAGCTCGGCCTGGAAGACCTGCAGGGCGGCACCTTCACCATCACCAACGGCGGCACCTTCGGTTCGCTGATGTCGACGCCGATCGTCAACCCGCCGCAAAGCGCGATCCTGGGCATGCACGCCATCAAGGAACGCGCGATCGTCGAGAACGGCCAGGTCATCGCCGCGCCGATGATGTACATCGCGCTGTCCTACGACCACCGCATCATCGACGGCAAGGACGCGGTGCTGTTCCTGGTCGACATCAAGAACCAGCTCGAGAACCCGCACCGCATGCTGCTGGGCATGTAA
- the purB gene encoding adenylosuccinate lyase yields the protein MSVETQLLALSPLDGRYAGKVDALRPIFSEFGLIKARVKVEVEWLLALANDPGIVELKPFSTEAVARLRALADNLSVADAARVKEIERTTNHDVKAVEYLIKEKLKGDAELGPALEFVHFACTSEDINNLSYALMLNEARQDVLLPKLDELIEKLRAMAHEHANVPMLSRTHGQTASPTTVGKELANVVARLQRQGEVLAGLPMPGKINGAVGNYNAHVAAYPDIDWAGFSRHFVESLDLTWQPYTTQIEPHDGVAELCDVAKRIDTIAIDLCRDIWGYISQGYFKQAVKAGEVGSSTMPHKVNPIDFENAEGNFGIASALFEHFAAKLPISRWQRDLTDSTVLRALGTAFGHMLIGFESLQRGLNKLSVNPERLAADLDAAWEVLAEAVQTVMRRHGLPNPYEQLKALTRGHGITETSMREFIGSLDLPEDAKQRLLAMTPGSYIGVADRLAKDI from the coding sequence ATGTCCGTCGAAACCCAGCTCCTCGCCCTCTCCCCGCTCGATGGCCGCTACGCCGGCAAGGTCGACGCCCTGCGCCCGATCTTTTCCGAGTTCGGCCTGATCAAGGCCCGCGTCAAGGTCGAGGTGGAGTGGCTGCTGGCGCTGGCGAACGACCCGGGCATCGTCGAACTCAAGCCCTTCTCGACCGAAGCCGTCGCCCGCCTGCGCGCGCTGGCCGACAACCTCAGCGTCGCCGACGCGGCGCGGGTCAAGGAGATCGAGCGCACCACCAACCACGACGTCAAGGCGGTCGAGTACCTGATCAAGGAGAAGCTCAAGGGCGACGCCGAGCTCGGCCCGGCGCTGGAGTTCGTCCACTTCGCCTGCACCAGCGAGGACATCAACAACCTCAGCTACGCCTTGATGCTCAACGAGGCACGCCAGGACGTGCTGCTGCCCAAGCTGGACGAGCTGATCGAGAAGCTGCGCGCGATGGCGCACGAGCATGCCAACGTGCCGATGCTGTCGCGCACGCACGGCCAGACCGCGTCGCCGACCACCGTCGGCAAGGAACTGGCGAACGTGGTCGCCCGCCTGCAGCGCCAGGGCGAGGTGCTCGCCGGCCTGCCGATGCCGGGCAAGATCAACGGCGCGGTGGGCAACTACAACGCCCACGTCGCGGCTTATCCGGACATCGACTGGGCCGGCTTCTCGCGCCATTTCGTCGAATCGCTGGACCTGACCTGGCAGCCCTACACCACCCAGATCGAGCCGCACGACGGCGTCGCCGAGCTGTGCGACGTGGCCAAGCGCATCGACACCATCGCGATCGACCTGTGCCGCGACATCTGGGGCTACATCTCGCAGGGTTACTTCAAGCAGGCGGTGAAGGCCGGCGAAGTCGGCAGCTCGACCATGCCGCACAAGGTCAACCCGATCGACTTCGAGAACGCCGAAGGCAACTTCGGCATCGCCAGCGCGTTGTTCGAACACTTCGCCGCCAAGCTGCCGATCAGCCGCTGGCAGCGCGACCTCACCGACTCCACCGTGCTGCGCGCGCTGGGCACCGCTTTCGGCCACATGCTGATCGGCTTCGAATCGCTGCAGCGTGGCTTGAACAAGCTCAGCGTCAATCCGGAGCGCCTCGCCGCCGACCTCGACGCCGCCTGGGAAGTGCTGGCCGAAGCCGTGCAGACGGTGATGCGCCGCCACGGCCTGCCCAATCCGTACGAGCAACTGAAGGCGCTGACCCGCGGCCACGGCATCACCGAAACCTCGATGCGCGAATTCATCGGCTCGCTCGACCTGCCCGAGGATGCGAAGCAGCGCCTGCTGGCGATGACGCCGGGCAGCTACATCGGCGTGGCCGATCGCCTGGCGAAGGACATCTGA
- the gstA gene encoding glutathione transferase GstA has product MKLYYSPGACSLSPHIVARELGIDLQLEKVDTKAKQTETGRDFLQINPKGYVPTLQLDNGDVLTEGTAIVQYLADRKPEAKLAPANGTFERSRLQETLGYISTELHKTYSPLFNPTLPAEVRQERKDYLRKRYGLLEQTLAKQPYLLGDDFTVADAYLFTVTNWAGFVDLDLSEFKALNEFQQRVASRPATQAALEAEGLITKQAA; this is encoded by the coding sequence ATGAAGCTCTACTACTCCCCCGGTGCCTGCTCGCTGTCCCCGCACATCGTCGCGCGCGAGCTCGGCATCGACCTGCAGCTCGAGAAGGTCGACACCAAGGCCAAGCAGACCGAAACCGGCCGCGATTTCCTGCAGATCAATCCGAAGGGCTACGTGCCCACGCTGCAGCTGGACAATGGCGACGTGCTGACCGAAGGCACGGCGATCGTGCAGTACCTGGCCGACCGCAAGCCGGAAGCGAAGCTGGCGCCCGCCAACGGCACCTTCGAGCGCTCGCGCCTGCAGGAAACCCTGGGCTACATCAGCACCGAGCTGCACAAGACCTATTCGCCGCTGTTCAACCCGACGCTGCCCGCGGAAGTCAGGCAGGAGCGCAAGGACTACCTGCGCAAGCGCTACGGCCTGCTCGAGCAGACCCTGGCGAAGCAGCCGTACCTGCTGGGCGACGACTTCACTGTGGCCGACGCCTACCTGTTCACGGTCACCAACTGGGCCGGGTTCGTCGACCTGGACCTGTCCGAGTTCAAGGCGCTGAATGAATTCCAGCAGCGCGTGGCGTCGCGCCCGGCGACCCAGGCGGCTCTGGAAGCGGAAGGCCTGATCACGAAGCAGGCTGCTTAA
- a CDS encoding 2-oxoglutarate dehydrogenase E1 component — protein MDSLLKQFAQSSQLGANAAYIEDLYEQYLVDPDSVGAKWKTYFDGLKGREAGDVPHSAVIDQIAIAGKLAATGKLAVAGGGDERERGVAKLITAYRSRGHLAANIDPLGMLVKTEAPDLAIGFHHLSESDLSAEFSTGGVGGKDRMKLGDLVALLKATYTGPIGAEYMHITDVEQRRWMQERMETAGGKYSRSADDKKRILERLTAADGLERYLGTKYVGQKRFSLEGGDALIPLMDTTIRRAGEQGAKDVIIGMAHRGRLNVLVNTLGKPPRQLFDEFEGKFEHVHNDLAHQGDVKYHMGFSADVVTPGGPVHLALAFNPSHLEIVDPVVAGSVRSRQTRRGDKGAQQVLPILIHGDAAFAGQGVVMELFQMSQARGFRVGGTIHIVINNQVGFTTSERQDARSTLYCTDVAKMINVPILHVNGDDPEAVVFCAELALDFRNRFGKDVVIDLVCYRRHGHNEADEPAATQPLMYQVIRKHKTPREMYAAQLVSEGVIQDAQAQALVDGYRQKLDDGVVTTELVAVKPDEFTIDWSPYLKGKLSDKVDTTYDGKKLKKLAETINEVPDTLKLHPRVAKIYEDRRKMSEGAQPGDWGFAENLAYATLLTEGYKLRLVGQDCGRGTFFHRHAILHEQTTDEYVLPLRRLVQNPVDVTIIDSLLSEEAVMAFEYGYSTADPMTLDIWEAQFGDFANGAQVVIDQFLSSGEAKWGRLCGLALFLPHGYEGQGPEHSSARLERFLQLCALDNMIVCTPTTPAQAYHMIRRQMRMTTRKPLVVMTPKSLLRHKLAVSSLDELSKGGFQTLIPASNVSDAKKVKRVVVCGGKVYYDLLEEATKQNLADVAIVRVEQLYPFPRAELAAELKRFAGATDVVWCQEEPQNQGAWYQIRHHLTACLTPKQSLSYAGRARSPSPAVGHLSDHVIEQTKLVADALVNPVHGDASPE, from the coding sequence GTGGACAGTCTTCTCAAGCAGTTTGCCCAGTCCTCGCAGCTCGGCGCCAACGCCGCCTATATCGAAGACCTGTACGAGCAGTACCTGGTCGACCCCGACAGCGTCGGGGCCAAGTGGAAGACTTACTTCGACGGGCTGAAAGGCCGCGAAGCCGGTGACGTCCCCCACTCCGCCGTCATCGACCAGATCGCCATCGCCGGCAAGCTCGCCGCGACGGGCAAGCTGGCCGTTGCGGGTGGTGGCGACGAACGCGAGCGTGGCGTCGCCAAGCTGATCACCGCGTACCGTTCGCGCGGCCACCTGGCGGCCAACATCGATCCGCTGGGCATGCTGGTGAAGACCGAGGCGCCTGACCTCGCCATCGGCTTCCACCACCTGTCCGAAAGCGACCTGTCGGCGGAATTCAGCACCGGCGGCGTCGGCGGCAAGGACCGCATGAAGCTCGGCGACCTGGTCGCCCTGCTCAAGGCCACCTACACCGGCCCGATCGGTGCCGAGTACATGCACATCACCGACGTCGAACAGCGTCGCTGGATGCAGGAGCGCATGGAAACCGCCGGCGGCAAGTACAGCCGCAGCGCGGACGACAAGAAGCGCATCCTCGAGCGGCTCACCGCCGCCGATGGCCTGGAGCGCTACCTGGGCACCAAGTACGTCGGCCAGAAGCGCTTCTCGCTGGAAGGCGGCGACGCGCTGATCCCGCTGATGGACACCACCATCCGCCGCGCCGGCGAACAGGGCGCCAAGGACGTGATCATCGGCATGGCCCACCGCGGCCGCCTCAACGTCCTGGTCAACACGCTCGGCAAGCCGCCGCGCCAGCTGTTCGACGAGTTCGAAGGCAAGTTCGAGCACGTCCACAACGACCTCGCCCACCAGGGCGACGTGAAGTACCACATGGGCTTCAGCGCCGACGTCGTCACGCCCGGCGGCCCGGTGCACCTCGCCCTCGCCTTCAACCCGTCGCACCTGGAAATCGTCGACCCGGTGGTCGCCGGTTCCGTGCGTTCGCGCCAGACCCGCCGCGGCGACAAGGGCGCGCAGCAGGTGCTGCCGATCCTGATCCATGGCGACGCCGCGTTCGCGGGCCAGGGCGTGGTGATGGAACTGTTCCAGATGTCGCAGGCGCGCGGTTTCCGCGTCGGCGGCACCATCCACATCGTCATCAACAACCAGGTCGGCTTCACCACCAGCGAGCGCCAGGACGCGCGTTCGACGCTGTACTGCACCGACGTGGCGAAGATGATCAACGTGCCGATCCTGCACGTGAACGGCGACGATCCCGAAGCCGTGGTGTTCTGCGCCGAACTGGCGCTCGACTTCCGCAACCGCTTCGGCAAGGACGTGGTCATCGACCTCGTCTGCTACCGCCGCCACGGCCACAACGAAGCCGACGAACCGGCGGCGACCCAGCCGCTGATGTACCAGGTGATCCGCAAGCACAAGACGCCGCGCGAGATGTACGCCGCGCAGCTGGTGTCCGAGGGCGTGATCCAGGACGCGCAGGCACAGGCGCTGGTCGACGGCTATCGCCAGAAGCTCGACGACGGCGTGGTCACCACCGAACTGGTCGCGGTCAAGCCGGACGAGTTCACCATCGACTGGTCGCCGTACCTGAAGGGCAAGCTCAGCGACAAGGTCGACACCACGTACGACGGCAAGAAGCTGAAGAAGCTCGCCGAGACCATCAACGAGGTCCCCGACACGCTGAAGCTGCACCCGCGCGTCGCCAAGATCTACGAAGACCGCCGCAAGATGTCCGAAGGCGCGCAGCCGGGCGACTGGGGCTTCGCCGAGAACCTCGCCTACGCGACGCTGCTGACCGAAGGCTACAAGCTGCGCCTGGTCGGCCAGGACTGCGGCCGCGGCACCTTCTTCCACCGCCACGCGATCCTGCACGAGCAGACTACGGACGAGTACGTGCTGCCGCTGCGCCGCCTGGTGCAGAACCCGGTCGACGTCACCATCATCGACTCGCTGCTCAGCGAAGAAGCGGTGATGGCGTTCGAATACGGCTACTCCACCGCCGATCCCATGACTCTGGACATCTGGGAAGCGCAGTTCGGCGACTTCGCCAACGGCGCGCAGGTGGTGATCGACCAGTTCCTGTCGTCGGGCGAGGCCAAGTGGGGCCGCCTGTGCGGCCTGGCGCTGTTCCTGCCGCACGGCTACGAAGGCCAGGGTCCGGAGCACAGCTCCGCGCGCCTGGAGCGCTTCCTGCAGCTGTGCGCGCTCGACAACATGATCGTGTGCACGCCGACCACGCCGGCCCAGGCGTACCACATGATCCGCCGCCAGATGCGCATGACCACGCGCAAGCCGCTGGTGGTGATGACGCCGAAGTCGCTGCTGCGCCACAAGCTCGCCGTGTCGTCGCTGGACGAACTGTCGAAGGGCGGCTTCCAGACGCTGATCCCCGCCAGCAACGTCAGCGACGCGAAGAAGGTCAAGCGCGTCGTCGTCTGCGGCGGCAAGGTCTACTACGACCTGCTGGAAGAAGCGACGAAGCAGAACCTTGCCGACGTCGCCATCGTCCGCGTCGAACAGCTGTATCCGTTCCCGCGCGCCGAACTGGCCGCCGAGCTCAAGCGCTTTGCGGGTGCAACCGACGTGGTCTGGTGCCAGGAAGAACCGCAGAACCAGGGCGCGTGGTACCAGATCCGCCACCACCTGACCGCGTGCCTGACGCCGAAGCAGTCGCTGAGCTACGCCGGTCGCGCGCGTTCGCCCTCGCCGGCCGTCGGCCACCTGAGCGACCACGTCATCGAGCAGACGAAGCTCGTCGCCGATGCGCTGGTCAATCCGGTGCACGGCGACGCCAGCCCCGAATAA
- a CDS encoding winged helix-turn-helix transcriptional regulator gives MGLPLRKSKVVEPAPVCPLTECMRLLHGAWAPNVIWYLSGEPRRFGELRHDIPRISARVLSARLRELEAKGLLTRRLLDTSPPSAEYALTDLGRELIPAIKAIVEVGMKLKNELATRRKPAAK, from the coding sequence ATGGGCCTGCCGCTGCGCAAGAGCAAAGTCGTCGAACCGGCGCCGGTCTGCCCGCTGACCGAATGCATGCGCCTGCTGCACGGCGCCTGGGCGCCGAACGTCATCTGGTACCTCAGCGGCGAACCGCGCCGCTTCGGCGAGCTGCGCCACGACATCCCGCGCATTTCCGCCCGCGTGCTCAGCGCGCGGCTGCGCGAACTGGAAGCCAAGGGCCTGCTCACCCGCCGCCTGCTCGACACCTCGCCGCCGTCGGCCGAGTACGCGTTGACCGACCTGGGCCGCGAACTGATCCCGGCGATCAAGGCGATCGTCGAGGTCGGCATGAAGCTCAAGAACGAACTGGCGACACGGCGCAAACCCGCGGCGAAGTAG